A genomic window from Slackia heliotrinireducens DSM 20476 includes:
- a CDS encoding FAD-binding protein, with the protein MKSNMNRHTWWQIFDANYYSDCERFQAARCSRVAAPEEGQAPMNSYLDGTSPLNAEYLQGQLDGVISSGAAVQADSIDELAELMGVPADALVETVARYNELWDAQEDADFGKKAFCLSAIAQPPYTAVHLAGWLLCTLGGVTVNTSLQPLREDGTAIEGVYVVGNDQGGFYGTVYPETFGGLNNGKGMTFGYLVGKALAEA; encoded by the coding sequence ATGAAATCCAACATGAATCGCCACACCTGGTGGCAGATTTTCGACGCCAACTACTACAGCGACTGCGAACGCTTCCAGGCGGCCCGTTGCAGCCGCGTGGCAGCTCCCGAAGAGGGTCAGGCTCCTATGAACTCCTACCTGGATGGCACGAGCCCGCTGAACGCCGAGTACCTGCAGGGCCAGCTTGACGGCGTCATCTCCAGCGGAGCCGCAGTGCAGGCCGATTCCATCGACGAGCTTGCCGAGCTGATGGGCGTGCCGGCAGATGCGCTGGTCGAGACCGTCGCTCGTTACAACGAGCTCTGGGACGCGCAGGAAGACGCCGATTTCGGCAAGAAGGCGTTCTGTCTTTCTGCCATTGCCCAGCCTCCGTATACCGCGGTTCATCTGGCCGGATGGCTGCTGTGCACGCTCGGCGGCGTGACGGTGAACACCTCGCTGCAGCCGTTGCGCGAAGACGGCACGGCCATCGAGGGCGTCTACGTGGTGGGCAACGACCAGGGCGGCTTTTACGGCACCGTGTATCCCGAGACCTTCGGCGGCCTGAACAACGGCAAGGGCATGACGTTCGGCTATCTGGTTGGCAAAGCCTTGGCTGAAGCGTAA
- a CDS encoding NAD(P)/FAD-dependent oxidoreductase translates to MGVTRHADIAIIGAGPAGIFTALGLLGHNSSASIVIVEKGLPIERRHCPKLKVGHCVGCEPCRITTGFSGAGAFSDGKLSLSHEVGGDLPQLIGADLAQQTIDRVDKVYLSFGADEHVEGLGNEIEVRDIRRRAIQAGLQLVDCPIRHLGTEKAQEIYALIEDYLIESGVEILFESECVDVIVENGTCVGVEVRFDGEDATIMAERVVVATGRRGADWLEKLCTRHGIGHAPGPVDVGVRVELRNEVMERVNDVLYESKLIGYPNPFRNKVRTFCQNPGGFVSQENYDGGLAVVNGHSYKQHKSPNTNLAILCSHNFREPFNQPIEYAQKIGELVNMLGAGHILVQRFGDILDGKRTWPEELARSNVRPTLPDAVAGDITSALPYRTMTSIIAFMQAVDKAIPGFASHETLLYAPELKFYSNRVSMDERFTTNVENLFCLGDSSGWTRGLMMASVMGFLMGERLATEE, encoded by the coding sequence ATGGGCGTCACGCGGCATGCCGATATCGCCATCATCGGTGCGGGACCGGCCGGCATCTTCACGGCTCTGGGGCTTTTGGGGCACAACTCATCTGCCAGCATTGTCATCGTGGAGAAGGGCCTTCCCATCGAGCGTCGCCACTGCCCGAAGCTAAAAGTGGGGCATTGCGTGGGCTGCGAGCCCTGCCGCATCACCACGGGCTTTTCAGGTGCGGGCGCTTTCTCCGACGGCAAGCTGTCTTTGTCCCATGAGGTGGGCGGCGACCTGCCGCAGCTCATCGGTGCGGACCTGGCCCAGCAGACCATCGACCGGGTGGACAAGGTGTACCTGTCCTTCGGCGCCGACGAACATGTGGAAGGCCTCGGCAACGAGATCGAGGTCCGCGACATCCGGCGGCGCGCCATCCAGGCGGGCCTGCAGCTGGTGGACTGCCCCATCCGGCATCTGGGCACCGAGAAGGCGCAGGAAATCTACGCGCTCATCGAGGACTACCTGATCGAAAGCGGCGTGGAAATCCTTTTCGAGAGCGAATGCGTCGACGTCATTGTGGAGAACGGAACGTGCGTCGGGGTGGAGGTGCGTTTCGACGGCGAGGATGCGACCATCATGGCCGAGCGCGTGGTGGTGGCCACGGGCCGTCGCGGCGCCGACTGGTTGGAGAAGCTGTGCACGCGCCACGGCATAGGCCACGCTCCGGGCCCTGTTGACGTGGGCGTGCGCGTGGAACTTCGCAACGAGGTGATGGAGCGCGTGAACGACGTGCTCTACGAAAGCAAGCTCATCGGCTACCCGAACCCGTTTCGCAACAAGGTCCGCACGTTCTGCCAGAACCCCGGCGGGTTCGTCAGTCAGGAGAACTACGACGGCGGCCTGGCGGTGGTGAACGGGCATTCCTACAAGCAGCACAAATCGCCCAACACCAACCTGGCCATCCTGTGCTCGCACAACTTCCGCGAGCCCTTCAACCAGCCCATCGAGTACGCCCAGAAGATTGGCGAGCTGGTGAACATGCTGGGCGCGGGGCACATCCTGGTCCAGCGGTTCGGCGACATCCTGGACGGCAAGCGCACCTGGCCCGAAGAGCTGGCGCGCTCCAACGTGCGCCCCACGCTGCCCGACGCGGTGGCGGGCGACATCACCAGCGCCCTGCCGTACCGCACCATGACCTCGATCATCGCGTTCATGCAGGCCGTCGACAAGGCGATTCCCGGGTTCGCGTCCCACGAGACGCTGCTGTACGCCCCCGAGCTCAAGTTCTACAGCAACCGCGTGTCCATGGACGAGAGGTTCACCACCAACGTGGAGAACTTGTTCTGCCTGGGCGATTCCAGCGGTTGGACACGCGGCCTCATGATGGCCAGCGTCATGGGCTTCCTCATGGGCGAGCGTTTGGCGACCGAAGAGTAG
- a CDS encoding MBL fold metallo-hydrolase has protein sequence MLKLHVLASGSKGNASVVENLATGQAVLIDCGISKKAFMSRCTESGFDPARISTVLITHEHSDHTKGLGVVLRGLRSLDAHPSVYVNRKNLNASRDIPAAIESVDADVAHFEALDSLDIGGMRVVPFATSHDAVASFGFRFEADGDVLGFMTDTGIVTPQAHDCLQGCRILALEGNHDVRMLENGPYPYVLKQRILGERGHLSNDQGASELADLLHNGLEQVVAMHISQNNNDYAMPRTAFSQMLAQECHPARVQVGYQERLTVAE, from the coding sequence ATGCTGAAGCTCCACGTGCTTGCCAGCGGCAGCAAGGGCAACGCATCGGTGGTCGAGAATCTGGCTACCGGCCAGGCCGTCCTTATCGACTGCGGCATCTCCAAGAAGGCCTTCATGTCCCGTTGCACCGAATCGGGATTCGACCCTGCCCGCATATCCACGGTGCTCATCACCCACGAGCATTCGGACCACACCAAAGGGCTGGGTGTGGTGCTGCGCGGCCTGCGCTCGCTGGACGCCCACCCAAGCGTGTATGTGAACCGAAAAAACCTGAACGCCAGCCGCGACATCCCCGCCGCCATCGAGTCAGTGGATGCGGACGTGGCCCACTTCGAGGCGTTGGATTCGCTGGACATTGGCGGCATGCGCGTCGTTCCCTTCGCCACCTCCCACGACGCCGTCGCGTCCTTCGGATTCCGGTTCGAAGCGGACGGCGACGTGCTGGGATTCATGACCGACACGGGCATCGTGACGCCCCAGGCCCACGATTGCCTGCAGGGCTGCCGCATCCTGGCGCTGGAGGGAAACCACGACGTGCGCATGCTGGAAAACGGGCCCTACCCCTACGTGCTCAAGCAGCGCATCCTGGGCGAGCGGGGGCATCTGTCCAACGACCAGGGTGCAAGCGAACTAGCGGATCTTCTGCACAACGGGCTGGAACAGGTCGTGGCCATGCATATCTCCCAGAACAACAACGACTACGCCATGCCCCGCACCGCGTTTTCGCAGATGCTTGCGCAGGAATGTCATCCCGCCCGCGTGCAGGTGGGGTATCAGGAACGCCTGACCGTCGCCGAATAG
- a CDS encoding alpha/beta hydrolase, which translates to MSVQYKAAETLLNLINRVTRGGLKAVMLNLVKDPPTVNDVPESFYNKYDCRRLMVEGRPVVRVRTQTGVEPQAALVYLAGGGGTMGPLQVHFDMVEHVAKLTGFDVYLAFYPLAPEHNALEARRWLDVVQERLTDDYPAERIFFGGDSSGANVAIAHTAHQVAIGFGVPAGVIAISPATGLADGEDRDIRLKAETDDPYLSVAMNDYIATVWGRDMDLSSGDYCPSGVDFEGFPPMMLFYGTHELFCPHDDKLVERIQAAGVELDVTRGEGLCHCWAVLGMLPEAKRAQRRMAEWMAARIGVEKEA; encoded by the coding sequence GTGAGCGTGCAATACAAGGCAGCCGAAACGCTGCTCAACCTGATAAACCGCGTTACCCGCGGCGGTCTGAAGGCCGTCATGCTGAACCTGGTCAAAGACCCGCCCACCGTCAACGACGTGCCCGAAAGCTTCTACAACAAGTACGATTGCCGGCGCCTTATGGTGGAGGGTCGCCCCGTCGTGCGCGTGCGCACGCAGACGGGCGTCGAACCGCAGGCGGCGCTGGTGTACCTGGCGGGAGGCGGCGGCACCATGGGGCCGCTGCAAGTCCATTTCGACATGGTGGAACATGTGGCGAAGCTCACGGGTTTCGATGTCTACCTGGCCTTTTACCCGCTGGCGCCCGAACACAACGCCCTGGAGGCCCGCCGGTGGCTGGACGTGGTGCAGGAGCGTTTGACCGATGACTACCCAGCGGAGCGCATCTTCTTCGGCGGCGACAGCTCAGGCGCCAACGTGGCCATAGCCCACACGGCACACCAGGTTGCCATCGGCTTCGGCGTGCCCGCAGGCGTCATAGCGATTTCGCCTGCCACGGGGCTTGCCGACGGCGAAGACCGCGACATCCGGCTCAAGGCCGAAACCGACGACCCCTACCTCAGCGTGGCCATGAACGACTACATCGCCACGGTATGGGGGCGCGATATGGACCTCTCCAGCGGCGACTACTGCCCCAGCGGCGTGGATTTCGAAGGTTTTCCGCCCATGATGCTCTTCTACGGAACCCACGAGCTGTTCTGCCCCCACGACGACAAGCTGGTCGAACGCATCCAAGCGGCAGGCGTCGAACTCGACGTGACCCGCGGCGAAGGCCTGTGCCACTGCTGGGCCGTACTGGGCATGCTGCCCGAGGCGAAACGCGCGCAACGCCGCATGGCCGAATGGATGGCCGCCCGCATCGGCGTCGAAAAGGAGGCGTAA
- the rsmI gene encoding 16S rRNA (cytidine(1402)-2'-O)-methyltransferase, which yields MPGMLYICATPIGNLGDITLRTLDALRSADVVCAEDTRVTGKLLAHFEIEKRLERLDEATITEQAEAVIDRIAAGQTVAFCSDAGMPGVSDPGARLIAAAQAKGVPYTVLPGASAATTAYVASGFVNPKFYFAGFFPRKAGQRTEALEALLNFDATVVFYESPHRLVSALAAIADTLPTREVAVCRELTKIHEEVARGMAGEVAARFAEREAASPIKGEIAIVIGPPTQDEAQAAQVTTEDAALARARELLASGGMTKKDVMRALCKEFNLSRNDAYELVHQA from the coding sequence ATGCCAGGAATGCTCTACATATGTGCCACGCCCATCGGCAACTTAGGCGACATCACGCTGCGGACGCTGGACGCGTTGCGTTCGGCCGACGTCGTGTGCGCCGAGGACACCCGCGTCACGGGCAAGCTGCTGGCCCATTTTGAAATAGAGAAGCGGCTGGAGCGGCTGGACGAAGCCACCATAACCGAGCAGGCGGAAGCGGTTATCGACCGCATCGCCGCAGGTCAAACCGTGGCATTCTGCTCCGACGCCGGCATGCCGGGCGTGTCCGACCCAGGTGCCCGACTGATTGCGGCGGCCCAGGCGAAGGGTGTGCCCTATACGGTTCTGCCAGGGGCATCGGCTGCGACGACCGCCTATGTGGCCAGCGGTTTTGTGAACCCCAAGTTCTATTTCGCAGGGTTCTTCCCGCGCAAGGCGGGGCAGCGCACCGAAGCTTTGGAGGCGCTGCTGAACTTCGACGCCACCGTGGTGTTCTACGAGAGCCCGCACCGTCTGGTGTCGGCGCTTGCGGCCATTGCGGATACGCTGCCCACCCGCGAAGTGGCGGTCTGCCGCGAGCTCACCAAGATCCACGAGGAAGTGGCCAGGGGCATGGCGGGCGAGGTGGCCGCACGGTTCGCCGAACGCGAGGCCGCGTCGCCTATCAAGGGCGAAATCGCCATCGTCATCGGTCCGCCGACGCAAGACGAAGCGCAGGCGGCCCAAGTCACGACGGAGGATGCGGCGCTTGCGCGGGCGCGTGAGCTGCTGGCATCAGGAGGCATGACCAAAAAGGATGTCATGCGCGCGCTGTGCAAGGAGTTCAATCTGAGCCGCAACGACGCATACGAACTGGTTCATCAGGCGTAA
- a CDS encoding glutaredoxin family protein, which produces MAELTLYKFDTCPFCRKVMAYIDEAWPKDKPIAYRDVRREADAYDELLRIGGMTQVPCLVIDGVPLYESDDIVAWLAAHKDE; this is translated from the coding sequence GTGGCCGAACTCACGCTCTACAAATTCGATACCTGTCCGTTCTGCCGCAAAGTGATGGCGTACATCGACGAGGCGTGGCCGAAGGACAAACCCATTGCCTACAGGGACGTCCGCCGCGAAGCCGACGCGTACGACGAGCTGCTGCGCATCGGCGGCATGACCCAGGTCCCGTGCCTGGTGATCGACGGCGTGCCCCTGTACGAATCCGACGACATCGTGGCGTGGCTTGCCGCCCACAAGGACGAGTAG
- a CDS encoding iron-containing alcohol dehydrogenase → MNDFIFCSPTQFVFGHGANDKIGEMLAQREGFKRALLVYGQGSVVRTGTLDRVKKSLDAAGIEYVEFGGVRPNPEVNDVRKGIEAVRENDIDFILPVGGGSTIDCAKAIGFGALHNGDVWDFFSGKAAVERCMPIVAVLTIPAAGSEASSSCVISNDELGLKKGTNGDAFRPVMAFMDPEVTFTLPAYQTAAGVTDMIAHICERFFSGVGDVPVTDNMACDVIRALMDAAPQVLENPEDYDARAAIMWASTLAHNDVLGLGRSTNPASRAGGWESHALEHELSAFDPKITHGAALAVIMPAWMRYVWREDPSRFLLFGMNVFGIEPIDDTDEAVEDAVTVIIDELQGFFASMGMPTKLGDFGLKPENIDAFLKTLEANKGSVFGGFKKLTMDDARAIYESAF, encoded by the coding sequence ATGAACGATTTCATCTTCTGCTCCCCGACGCAATTCGTCTTCGGACATGGCGCCAACGACAAGATCGGCGAGATGCTCGCTCAGCGCGAAGGCTTCAAGCGTGCGCTTCTGGTCTACGGCCAGGGCTCCGTCGTGCGCACGGGCACGCTGGACCGCGTCAAGAAGTCTCTGGACGCAGCCGGCATCGAGTATGTCGAGTTCGGCGGCGTGCGTCCGAACCCCGAGGTCAACGACGTGCGCAAGGGTATCGAGGCCGTGCGTGAGAACGACATCGACTTCATCCTGCCTGTTGGCGGCGGCAGCACCATCGACTGCGCCAAGGCTATCGGCTTCGGCGCGCTGCACAACGGCGACGTGTGGGACTTCTTCAGCGGCAAGGCCGCAGTCGAGCGCTGCATGCCCATCGTCGCGGTGCTGACCATCCCTGCCGCGGGTTCCGAGGCCTCCAGCTCCTGCGTCATCAGCAACGACGAACTTGGCCTGAAGAAGGGCACCAACGGCGACGCCTTCCGTCCCGTCATGGCTTTCATGGATCCTGAGGTTACCTTCACGCTGCCTGCGTACCAGACGGCGGCCGGCGTGACCGATATGATCGCCCATATCTGCGAGCGCTTCTTCAGCGGCGTAGGCGATGTGCCCGTCACCGATAACATGGCATGCGACGTCATTCGCGCCCTTATGGATGCGGCGCCCCAGGTTCTGGAGAACCCCGAGGACTACGACGCCCGCGCAGCCATCATGTGGGCTTCCACCTTGGCTCACAACGACGTGCTTGGCCTGGGCCGTTCCACCAATCCTGCGTCCCGCGCCGGCGGTTGGGAAAGCCACGCGCTCGAGCACGAGCTTTCCGCCTTCGACCCCAAAATCACCCACGGCGCCGCCCTTGCGGTCATCATGCCCGCCTGGATGCGCTACGTGTGGCGTGAAGATCCGAGCCGCTTCTTGCTGTTCGGCATGAATGTCTTCGGCATCGAGCCCATCGACGACACGGATGAGGCCGTCGAAGATGCGGTTACGGTCATCATCGACGAGCTGCAGGGATTCTTCGCCAGCATGGGCATGCCCACCAAGTTGGGCGATTTCGGCCTGAAGCCCGAAAACATCGATGCGTTCCTGAAGACTCTGGAGGCCAACAAGGGCTCCGTGTTCGGCGGCTTCAAGAAGCTCACCATGGACGATGCCCGCGCCATCTATGAAAGCGCGTTTTAA
- a CDS encoding M48 family metallopeptidase, whose product MARRSGIAAKTKRTTLIVDGVDVQVVRRFGQKSARLKVKPPDGHLEVTGPFAMTDREISTFVQSHWDWIARQKLQTIAMEEAKGGTPTQAELDAWRECVKAFVPPLIDKWAPVMGVRPGKVTYRNMVSRWGSCNVKSGHITINIQLAAQPPDCLEYVVVHELCHLLEPSHNARFHALMTQFLPTWKQSERKLRGAIRR is encoded by the coding sequence GTGGCGCGACGCAGCGGCATAGCGGCGAAAACCAAACGCACCACCTTGATCGTCGACGGCGTCGACGTTCAGGTGGTGCGTCGCTTTGGCCAGAAGAGCGCCCGTCTGAAGGTGAAACCGCCCGACGGGCATCTGGAAGTGACCGGTCCCTTCGCCATGACAGACCGGGAGATCAGCACCTTCGTGCAAAGCCACTGGGATTGGATCGCCCGGCAGAAGCTTCAAACCATTGCCATGGAGGAGGCCAAAGGCGGCACGCCCACCCAGGCCGAGCTGGATGCATGGCGGGAATGCGTCAAGGCCTTCGTGCCGCCCTTGATTGACAAATGGGCGCCGGTCATGGGCGTGCGTCCCGGCAAGGTGACCTACCGCAACATGGTCAGCCGATGGGGCAGCTGCAACGTGAAGTCCGGCCACATCACCATCAACATACAGCTGGCCGCGCAGCCGCCTGATTGTCTGGAATACGTGGTGGTCCACGAGCTGTGCCACCTGCTGGAGCCCAGTCACAACGCCCGGTTCCACGCGCTCATGACGCAGTTTCTGCCCACTTGGAAGCAAAGCGAGCGCAAGCTCAGGGGCGCCATCCGCCGTTAG
- the metG gene encoding methionine--tRNA ligase has product MSKPMYSFTTPIYYVNAAPHLGTAYTTIAADTVARYQRMNGYDVAFVTGLDEHGQKIAETAEKNGTTPQAWCDSMVPAFDEAWDMLDITYTDFVRTSSDRQTRTVQKFWNDIYEKGYLYKSAYEGWYCVHEETYYAESDLEKNEDGEFICPDCKRPVRHMASGEENWFFKLSEFQEPLLKFYEEHPDFIRPETRRNEVVTFVKSGLQDLSISRSTFDWGIPLPFDEGHVCYVWADALLAYLTGIGYADPEREGEFEARWPMQYHFVGKDITRFHCVIWPAMLMAAGLPVTGTVFGHGFLLVGGEKMSKSKGNGIKPADLVKVYGSDAYRYYFMSDVRFGHDGNISIERMTQVYNADLANTWGNLCSRVFNMVGKYFDGKVPEVPAELKDAENPLRTIAEGLYAKVDPCMAEVNFTDAVAAIQELAGAANLYVEQSAPWNLAKSEETKGELAAVLYNALEACRIMALFFAPFMPRTSAEVFRRLGLDDITAVDDIEAASAWGQLPAGNPVEKGDPLFPRLNVGDIQL; this is encoded by the coding sequence ATGTCCAAACCCATGTATTCCTTCACCACGCCTATCTACTACGTGAACGCGGCTCCGCATCTGGGCACGGCCTACACGACCATCGCGGCCGACACGGTGGCTCGCTATCAGCGCATGAACGGCTACGATGTGGCGTTCGTGACCGGCCTTGACGAGCACGGTCAGAAGATCGCCGAAACCGCCGAGAAGAACGGCACCACGCCCCAGGCATGGTGCGACTCCATGGTCCCCGCCTTCGACGAGGCCTGGGATATGCTCGACATCACCTACACCGATTTCGTGCGCACCAGTTCCGATCGCCAGACCCGTACCGTCCAGAAGTTCTGGAACGACATCTACGAGAAGGGCTACCTGTACAAGAGCGCCTATGAGGGCTGGTACTGCGTCCATGAGGAAACCTACTACGCCGAAAGCGATCTGGAGAAGAACGAAGACGGCGAGTTCATCTGCCCCGACTGCAAGCGCCCGGTGCGCCATATGGCCTCCGGCGAGGAGAACTGGTTCTTCAAGCTGTCCGAGTTCCAGGAGCCGCTGCTGAAGTTTTACGAGGAGCATCCTGACTTCATCCGCCCCGAGACCCGCAGAAACGAGGTCGTCACCTTCGTGAAGAGCGGCCTGCAGGACCTGTCTATCAGCCGTTCCACCTTCGACTGGGGCATCCCGCTGCCCTTCGACGAGGGCCATGTCTGCTACGTATGGGCCGACGCCCTGCTGGCGTACCTCACGGGCATCGGCTATGCCGACCCTGAGCGCGAAGGCGAGTTCGAGGCCCGCTGGCCCATGCAGTACCACTTCGTGGGAAAGGACATCACCCGTTTCCACTGCGTCATCTGGCCGGCCATGCTGATGGCCGCCGGCCTGCCCGTGACGGGCACCGTCTTCGGCCACGGCTTTTTGCTGGTGGGCGGCGAGAAGATGTCCAAGTCCAAGGGCAACGGCATCAAGCCTGCCGACCTGGTGAAAGTGTACGGCTCCGACGCCTATCGCTACTACTTCATGTCCGACGTGCGCTTCGGCCATGACGGCAACATCTCCATCGAGCGCATGACTCAGGTCTACAACGCCGATTTGGCCAACACCTGGGGCAACCTGTGCAGCCGCGTGTTCAACATGGTGGGCAAGTACTTCGACGGCAAGGTGCCTGAAGTGCCCGCCGAGCTGAAGGATGCCGAAAACCCGCTGCGCACCATCGCCGAGGGCCTGTATGCCAAGGTCGATCCCTGCATGGCCGAGGTCAACTTCACCGACGCCGTCGCTGCCATCCAGGAGCTTGCCGGCGCTGCGAACCTCTACGTCGAGCAGAGCGCACCCTGGAACCTGGCCAAGTCCGAAGAGACCAAGGGCGAGCTGGCCGCCGTGCTGTACAACGCGCTTGAGGCCTGCCGCATCATGGCGCTCTTCTTCGCGCCGTTCATGCCGCGCACGTCCGCCGAGGTGTTCCGTCGCCTGGGTCTGGACGACATCACGGCCGTGGACGACATCGAAGCCGCTTCCGCTTGGGGCCAGCTGCCTGCCGGCAACCCGGTGGAGAAGGGCGATCCGCTGTTCCCGCGCCTGAACGTCGGCGACATCCAGCTGTAG
- a CDS encoding TatD family hydrolase, with amino-acid sequence MSYQAQPIDFESPAGHLMFRDALFYKKRRHDFRLVGSPTPVLEVPIADSHAHLQMISDPALSLARCAVHRVDFVVTVADPSERPEETYDGLDTWRAEALRILPEVFKATRSHLQNLPTGAVAPDEGGAPGDEALSFRCPCTTQVPEVRIACGLHPHNAKEWSPDLEQRLRSLLADPRTSVLGEVGLDYHYDLSPRDQQRDVFRRQVALAHECGLPLMLHIRDAHDDAFQILEEEGWPTAGVELHCCSIGAEELKPWLDRGAYAAFGGAITFKSSDAIRTSAVATPEDRLLLETDSPYMTPVPFRGQECGPEHTVFTAAHLAQLRGCEPGEGRAALLAATYRTTRELFDRTPTGWQQSNFAG; translated from the coding sequence ATGTCCTATCAGGCTCAACCAATAGATTTCGAAAGCCCCGCCGGTCATCTGATGTTTCGCGACGCGCTCTTCTACAAGAAGCGCCGCCACGATTTCAGGCTGGTGGGGTCTCCGACGCCCGTGTTGGAGGTTCCCATCGCGGACTCCCACGCGCACCTGCAGATGATTTCCGACCCCGCGCTGTCGTTGGCGCGCTGTGCCGTGCATCGGGTGGATTTCGTCGTCACGGTGGCGGACCCCAGCGAGCGGCCGGAAGAAACGTATGACGGGCTGGATACGTGGCGCGCCGAAGCGCTGCGTATCCTCCCTGAGGTGTTCAAAGCCACCCGCAGCCACCTGCAAAACCTTCCAACCGGCGCCGTAGCGCCTGACGAGGGCGGGGCGCCTGGGGATGAGGCTCTGTCGTTCCGCTGCCCGTGCACCACGCAGGTACCCGAGGTGCGCATCGCCTGCGGTCTGCACCCCCACAACGCCAAAGAATGGTCGCCCGATCTGGAGCAGCGGCTTCGCTCGCTGCTGGCCGACCCCCGCACGTCGGTGTTGGGCGAGGTGGGGCTGGACTACCATTACGATTTGTCGCCCCGTGATCAGCAGCGCGACGTGTTCCGCCGTCAGGTGGCGCTGGCCCATGAATGCGGTCTGCCGCTTATGCTGCACATCCGAGACGCCCATGACGATGCCTTCCAGATTCTGGAAGAGGAGGGCTGGCCTACGGCGGGTGTGGAACTGCATTGCTGCAGCATCGGCGCCGAGGAGCTTAAGCCCTGGTTGGATCGGGGCGCCTATGCGGCGTTCGGCGGCGCTATCACGTTCAAGAGTTCGGACGCCATCCGCACTTCTGCGGTGGCGACGCCTGAGGACCGCCTGCTGTTGGAAACGGATTCTCCGTACATGACGCCGGTGCCGTTCCGCGGTCAGGAATGCGGGCCGGAGCACACGGTGTTCACGGCGGCGCATCTGGCGCAGCTTCGTGGCTGCGAGCCCGGCGAGGGTCGCGCTGCGTTGCTGGCCGCCACGTACCGCACCACCCGGGAGCTGTTCGACCGCACGCCGACGGGCTGGCAGCAGAGCAACTTCGCAGGTTAA
- a CDS encoding flavodoxin family protein yields the protein MSDRAMIVVGSPRANGVSARYAELLRKHIGQRFGEIATWKVSDNPVAGCIGCGACRKTYSCVIHDDAAAEFIDLLWTVDEVHVVCPVYFSGPPSQFKALMDRLQPVWEYRCGPNAKRHTPAGPLYLHVIGMGGDPHGFDPLVTTVKSAFGAAGWHLREVIDQVGWGQDGNSDEMLPTLPGDADGDGQGDDRD from the coding sequence ATGAGCGACAGGGCTATGATCGTCGTCGGATCGCCTCGTGCGAACGGCGTGTCGGCGCGCTATGCTGAGCTGCTGCGCAAGCATATCGGGCAGCGGTTCGGGGAGATAGCCACGTGGAAGGTGTCCGACAATCCCGTGGCTGGATGCATCGGTTGCGGCGCCTGCAGAAAAACCTACTCATGCGTCATCCATGATGATGCCGCTGCGGAATTCATCGACCTGCTCTGGACGGTCGACGAGGTCCATGTGGTGTGCCCCGTGTACTTCTCGGGTCCTCCGTCCCAGTTCAAAGCCCTGATGGACCGTTTGCAGCCCGTGTGGGAATACCGCTGCGGCCCCAACGCGAAACGCCATACGCCTGCAGGTCCTTTATACCTGCACGTCATAGGCATGGGCGGTGACCCGCATGGCTTTGATCCTTTGGTCACCACCGTGAAATCAGCCTTCGGCGCCGCCGGTTGGCACCTTCGCGAAGTCATCGACCAGGTGGGCTGGGGCCAGGATGGAAATTCCGACGAGATGCTTCCGACGCTGCCGGGAGACGCAGATGGAGACGGACAAGGAGACGACCGTGACTGA